In Kordiimonas pumila, a single genomic region encodes these proteins:
- the frr gene encoding ribosome recycling factor, which produces MSSDEDIDLGDIERRMKGAVDALKHEFSGLRSGRASTSLLDTVTVEVYGSNMPLNQVGTVSVPEPRMLSVQVWDKANASAVEKAIRTAGLGLNPMMDGQLVRIPIPELNEERRAELARIAAKYAETARIAIRNVRKGGMDQLKRMEKDKSISEDDHKMYADEVQELTDKFVGLIDQTLDGKEKEIMQV; this is translated from the coding sequence ATGAGTAGTGATGAAGATATTGATCTGGGTGATATTGAGAGGCGCATGAAAGGCGCTGTTGATGCCCTTAAGCATGAGTTCTCTGGCCTACGTTCAGGCCGTGCCTCAACAAGCCTTTTAGATACTGTTACCGTAGAGGTGTATGGCTCGAACATGCCGCTTAATCAAGTTGGTACTGTTTCTGTTCCTGAACCAAGGATGCTTTCTGTTCAAGTGTGGGATAAGGCAAATGCCTCTGCCGTTGAAAAAGCGATCAGAACGGCGGGTCTTGGTCTTAATCCTATGATGGACGGTCAGCTTGTACGCATTCCAATACCTGAGCTTAATGAAGAGCGTCGTGCGGAACTGGCCCGTATTGCAGCAAAATACGCTGAGACAGCACGTATTGCTATCCGCAATGTTCGCAAGGGTGGTATGGATCAGCTTAAGCGTATGGAAAAAGATAAATCCATCAGCGAAGATGATCATAAAATGTATGCTGATGAAGTGCAGGAACTAACAGATAAATTTGTGGGCCTTATCGACCAAACTTTGGACGGTAAAGAAAAAGAAATCATGCAGGTATAG
- a CDS encoding isoprenyl transferase: protein MVLSAPTTETAEGVSGPRHVAIIMDGNGRWAERRLISRSMGHKRGAEAVKAAIEGAVETGVDFLTLYAFSSENWNRPVEEVKDLMGLLKNYLNKEVETLHKQGIRLRVIGDRTKLASDIRSRIEWAEKMTENNSRLTLIIALSYGSRDEMVEAVRTIAESVAAGRERLADITESRINNALYTHDIPDPDLIIRTSGEQRLSNFLLWQAAYSEFLFLDVLWPDFSRQHFIDAVDIYLDRDRRFGARP from the coding sequence ATGGTTTTGTCAGCCCCAACCACTGAAACAGCCGAAGGTGTTTCCGGCCCACGCCATGTCGCCATTATTATGGATGGTAACGGCCGGTGGGCTGAGAGACGCCTAATAAGCCGTTCAATGGGACATAAGCGTGGTGCTGAGGCTGTAAAAGCGGCCATTGAAGGGGCCGTTGAAACTGGGGTTGATTTTTTGACACTCTATGCCTTTTCCAGTGAAAACTGGAATAGGCCTGTGGAAGAAGTGAAGGACCTGATGGGCCTTCTTAAAAATTACCTGAATAAAGAAGTTGAGACCTTGCACAAACAAGGTATTAGACTTCGGGTAATTGGTGATAGAACTAAGTTGGCCTCTGATATCCGTTCACGTATTGAGTGGGCGGAAAAAATGACAGAAAATAATAGCCGGCTAACACTGATCATTGCGTTAAGTTATGGGTCTCGTGATGAAATGGTCGAAGCGGTGCGGACTATCGCAGAAAGTGTTGCCGCTGGTCGAGAAAGGTTAGCTGATATTACGGAAAGCCGCATAAATAATGCGCTATATACCCACGATATCCCTGATCCAGACCTTATTATACGAACCAGTGGTGAACAGCGCCTGTCAAACTTTTTACTATGGCAGGCTGCTTATTCAGAATTTCTGTTCCTTGATGTATTGTGGCCCGACTTTTCGCGTCAGCACTTTATTGACGCCGTCGATATATATCTTGATAGAGATAGGCGCTTCGGTGCGCGGCCCTAA
- a CDS encoding phosphatidate cytidylyltransferase yields the protein MLLNMSNNLLQRIVSAVLLLPPVLATVYFGGWWFIGLLALGAFLMAAEWSKLVISPSIMVGSLLGFVVIGALVVIKEYAIEAHDFIIAGLLVALVSYAVIRTGIAKTLGWWLLGVAYVSLPVMAMWWLHTVNPLLVLWVFLIVWGTDIGGYFAGKSIGGPKLAPRISPKKTWAGLLGGMSLAALASFVLWLLYPFLPYAIPVVVAAAGLAVWAQIGDLVESGIKRSFGVKDSGGLIPGHGGLLDRVDGLVFVAPAVALLVNNFPLLLGAG from the coding sequence ATGCTGTTGAATATGTCAAATAACCTGTTGCAGCGTATTGTGTCTGCTGTCCTGTTGCTACCACCTGTATTGGCAACAGTTTACTTTGGCGGCTGGTGGTTTATTGGCCTGTTGGCGCTAGGTGCTTTTCTGATGGCGGCTGAATGGTCGAAACTCGTAATTTCACCCTCAATAATGGTTGGAAGTCTTTTAGGATTCGTTGTTATTGGTGCCTTGGTTGTGATAAAGGAGTATGCCATTGAAGCGCATGATTTTATCATTGCTGGGCTTCTTGTGGCGCTGGTGTCGTATGCTGTCATTCGTACAGGCATTGCAAAAACGCTGGGATGGTGGTTACTTGGTGTTGCCTACGTTAGTTTGCCTGTGATGGCTATGTGGTGGCTCCATACAGTTAACCCTTTGCTGGTTCTTTGGGTGTTTTTGATTGTTTGGGGCACTGATATTGGCGGTTATTTTGCTGGAAAATCTATAGGTGGACCAAAGCTTGCTCCCAGAATTAGCCCAAAAAAAACATGGGCAGGTCTGTTGGGGGGGATGTCGCTTGCGGCGTTGGCTTCTTTTGTTTTGTGGCTTCTTTACCCTTTTTTACCTTACGCTATACCGGTGGTAGTTGCTGCTGCAGGGCTGGCGGTTTGGGCTCAAATTGGGGACCTTGTAGAAAGCGGTATTAAAAGGTCATTTGGTGTCAAAGACTCTGGCGGTCTTATTCCTGGTCATGGCGGCCTTCTTGATAGGGTCGACGGGCTTGTATTTGTGGCCCCTGCTGTTGCACTCCTTGTAAATAATTTTCCCTTACTTCTTGGGGCAGGATAG
- a CDS encoding 1-deoxy-D-xylulose-5-phosphate reductoisomerase: MNYKTISILGATGSIGHSTLDLIRRNPDMFKVTALTAHSSVKKLVALAKEFMPDFVAISDPSCFTALKDGLNGTGIKCGAGESALVDAAEIPSDMVMAAIVGAAGLMPTLAAARRGATIALANKECLVCAGDLMMEEVHKHHARILPVDSEHNAIFQVLETHAEKAIRRIVLTASGGPFLGLCQSRFNAITPAEAVAHPNWDMGAKISVDSATMMNKGLEVIEAFHLFPIEATQIDVLVHPQSVIHSMVDYVDGSTLAQLGSPDMRIPIASCLAWPERMPTPATPLDLAQIGTLTFEQPDYEKFRCLKLARDALLTGGAAPAVLNAANEVAVEAFLKENINFDAIPAVVEQTLAKSDMKAPQSLANVFEIDQEARRTAQALIVSMNDME; encoded by the coding sequence ATGAACTATAAGACAATATCCATTCTTGGGGCTACAGGGTCGATAGGGCATAGCACGCTAGATTTGATCAGGCGAAACCCTGACATGTTCAAGGTAACTGCACTCACAGCTCATAGCAGTGTTAAAAAACTGGTGGCTTTGGCAAAAGAATTTATGCCTGACTTTGTTGCTATCTCTGATCCTTCATGTTTTACAGCCTTAAAAGATGGCCTTAATGGTACGGGCATAAAGTGTGGCGCAGGGGAAAGTGCTCTGGTTGATGCTGCTGAAATACCTTCTGATATGGTTATGGCGGCTATTGTTGGGGCTGCAGGTTTGATGCCGACACTAGCTGCGGCGCGGCGCGGCGCAACTATTGCTCTTGCGAACAAGGAATGCCTTGTTTGTGCAGGTGACTTGATGATGGAAGAGGTGCATAAGCACCATGCACGTATTTTACCTGTTGATTCCGAACATAATGCTATTTTTCAGGTGTTAGAAACCCATGCAGAAAAAGCAATTCGCCGCATTGTTCTTACAGCATCAGGAGGGCCGTTTTTAGGGCTGTGCCAAAGCCGGTTTAATGCAATTACGCCCGCTGAGGCTGTGGCCCATCCCAACTGGGATATGGGAGCAAAAATATCGGTAGATTCTGCAACTATGATGAACAAAGGGTTAGAGGTTATTGAAGCTTTTCATCTTTTTCCTATAGAAGCTACTCAAATTGATGTTTTGGTGCATCCTCAATCTGTAATTCACTCAATGGTTGATTATGTGGATGGTAGTACATTGGCCCAGCTTGGTAGCCCCGATATGCGTATTCCAATTGCCTCCTGCCTTGCATGGCCTGAACGGATGCCAACACCGGCGACACCACTTGATCTTGCGCAAATTGGCACTCTAACATTCGAGCAGCCTGACTATGAAAAATTCCGGTGTTTGAAACTTGCGAGAGATGCCTTGCTAACAGGCGGTGCAGCACCTGCCGTGTTAAATGCTGCAAATGAGGTTGCCGTAGAGGCCTTTTTGAAGGAAAATATAAACTTTGATGCGATTCCGGCGGTTGTTGAGCAAACACTTGCAAAATCCGACATGAAAGCGCCACAATCGCTGGCAAATGTGTTTGAAATTGATCAGGAGGCGCGCCGCACAGCGCAAGCCTTGATCGTATCTATGAACGACATGGAGTGA
- the rseP gene encoding RIP metalloprotease RseP, with translation MEAAGPGLLFTLAAFIGGFSILVFIHELGHYSVARFFKIRVDTFSIGMGKEIFGWTAKSGTRWRVSAIPLGGYVKFFGDASAASNPGEIPEGLSEQEKAECFHFKPLWQRSLVVFAGPAVNLIAASLVFAGFYFSYGLSVSEPIVESISEQSAADMAGLNIGDRIISVNGTSIDRFTDIGAVVRLYPGKEVDVELVRAGEALMIPVRLGTKYMEDRFGNQYPYGFLGIGSPPTKKESLGVFGALSEGTRQTVQMGKTMFTTLGQMILGIRSVKELGGPVRIANMVGEAAHVSFQSFLWMLALLSLNLGIVNLLPIPVLDGGHLVFYALEGIKGSPLSVKAKEAGFVAGAALMIIFMVFVTLNDLQSMAL, from the coding sequence ATGGAAGCAGCGGGCCCCGGACTACTGTTTACTTTGGCTGCTTTTATTGGCGGGTTTAGCATTCTGGTCTTCATTCATGAACTTGGACATTATTCTGTTGCAAGGTTTTTTAAGATACGTGTCGATACCTTTTCAATCGGTATGGGCAAGGAAATTTTTGGCTGGACAGCAAAATCCGGTACGCGCTGGCGTGTGAGCGCTATTCCACTTGGTGGGTATGTGAAGTTTTTTGGCGATGCTTCTGCAGCGAGCAATCCGGGTGAAATTCCGGAAGGGCTTTCGGAGCAGGAAAAGGCAGAATGTTTTCATTTCAAGCCACTTTGGCAACGCTCGCTTGTTGTGTTTGCTGGGCCTGCTGTGAACCTTATTGCGGCGTCATTGGTTTTTGCTGGATTTTATTTTTCATATGGCCTTTCTGTATCAGAGCCGATTGTAGAATCTATCAGCGAGCAGTCTGCTGCTGACATGGCCGGGCTCAACATCGGCGACAGGATCATTTCAGTTAATGGTACATCTATCGATAGGTTTACTGATATCGGTGCTGTTGTTCGTCTCTATCCCGGTAAAGAAGTGGATGTTGAGCTTGTACGTGCAGGGGAAGCTTTAATGATACCTGTTCGGCTTGGCACAAAGTATATGGAAGACAGATTTGGTAACCAGTACCCTTATGGTTTTTTAGGGATTGGCTCCCCTCCGACTAAAAAAGAAAGCCTTGGTGTTTTTGGTGCGCTGTCTGAAGGCACCCGCCAAACGGTGCAAATGGGTAAAACCATGTTTACAACACTTGGGCAGATGATATTAGGGATTCGCTCCGTTAAAGAGTTGGGTGGACCGGTTCGTATCGCCAATATGGTTGGTGAAGCGGCTCATGTCAGCTTTCAAAGCTTTCTTTGGATGCTGGCACTTTTGTCCTTGAATTTAGGAATTGTAAATCTTTTGCCAATTCCTGTTTTAGATGGTGGACACCTTGTGTTTTATGCGCTTGAAGGTATTAAAGGATCACCATTAAGTGTGAAGGCAAAAGAGGCCGGATTTGTCGCTGGAGCGGCGTTAATGATAATTTTTATGGTGTTTGTAACACTGAATGACTTGCAATCTATGGCACTCTAG
- the bamA gene encoding outer membrane protein assembly factor BamA — MRSFVTLVVGGTVLSGVVAAQQVPDGRQMPVIRQISISGNERVEPETIASYLTVTAGDPFDPTQLDQSLKNLFATGLFSDVEFIENNGGLVVKVVENPIINRIVFEGNKKLDRDDMFEEVRIRPRMVFTRAKIRSDVKRIMELYRRSGRFAAIIEPKVVQLEQNRVDVIFEIQEGPKTKVSSINFMGNKVYSDGDLRDVLATKEARWWKIFTSNDTFDPDRLAYDQQVLRNHYLNEGYADFRIVSAVSELTPDREDFFITFSVEEGEIYEFGKIDVESEIRDVEPSLLKAFLLMREGMTYNAEAIEKTIESLTNAAGLLGYAFVDVRPQIKRDRETRKIDITFKVLDAPRVYVERINIKGNVRTLDRVIRREFRLQEGDAFNSALVTRSEDRVKRLSFFREAEIERVQGSEPDRMVLDVTVEEQATGELNLGAGFSSLENFIFDFSIRERNFMGKGQDLRLGLRMSGTRQEIDLGFTEPYFMGRRIAAGFDLFARRVDSSSYGSLFDTKSIGFSLRAGMALNEFWTLSTRYTLRQDDVTIPDSVITNSLGSGVFDRYLTNAQSLLTDDNPNNDQAAFDKYDLDGDGDIDLDDFDINNDGDTSISEMERVSLSRSFVESLGKRYQSILGYSVGFDTRNSYIRPTRGSSFYFHQDFAGLGGDVRYLRNRINFDNYWTPWSGWTFRLGGEAGMIMGLGQDVRLNDKFYIGGPRMRGFDTSGIGPRDFNGGSTSNSGSLGGTAFYIGRAELFFPLGDMALESGISASTFVDVGSLFRAKDDSLAECQFSQSDYDSYQLALEDDSTTTFGYDTDCLSGNSPSPRIAVGIGFSWQSPFGPFRIDLAKTVKKQLGDRSQTLQFNVGTTF; from the coding sequence GTGCGTTCATTTGTAACGCTTGTTGTTGGGGGAACCGTTCTTTCTGGTGTTGTGGCCGCACAACAAGTTCCAGATGGGCGTCAAATGCCGGTAATTCGGCAAATCAGCATCAGCGGTAATGAGCGGGTAGAACCTGAAACCATTGCATCTTACCTGACGGTAACGGCAGGAGATCCCTTTGATCCGACGCAACTTGACCAAAGTTTGAAGAATCTTTTTGCAACCGGTTTGTTTTCGGATGTTGAGTTTATTGAAAACAACGGCGGGCTTGTTGTTAAAGTTGTTGAAAACCCCATTATCAACCGGATTGTTTTTGAAGGTAACAAGAAACTTGACCGGGATGATATGTTTGAGGAAGTGCGTATTCGTCCTCGTATGGTCTTTACGCGCGCAAAAATCAGGTCAGACGTTAAGCGTATAATGGAGCTTTATCGTCGGTCGGGCCGTTTTGCTGCGATTATTGAACCAAAAGTTGTACAGCTTGAGCAAAACCGCGTTGATGTGATTTTTGAAATTCAAGAAGGTCCAAAAACCAAGGTTAGCAGCATTAACTTTATGGGGAACAAGGTATATAGTGACGGTGATTTGCGGGATGTTCTCGCTACTAAAGAAGCGCGTTGGTGGAAAATCTTTACATCAAACGACACTTTTGATCCCGATCGCCTTGCTTATGATCAGCAGGTTCTGCGCAATCATTACCTAAACGAAGGCTATGCAGACTTCCGAATTGTCTCTGCGGTATCTGAGCTTACCCCAGACAGGGAAGATTTTTTTATCACATTCTCTGTTGAGGAGGGTGAGATATATGAGTTTGGCAAAATTGATGTTGAAAGCGAAATTCGTGATGTTGAGCCGTCTCTGTTAAAGGCATTTTTGTTAATGCGTGAAGGCATGACATACAACGCCGAAGCAATTGAGAAGACGATCGAATCCCTGACAAATGCAGCTGGCCTATTGGGATATGCGTTTGTGGATGTACGTCCTCAGATCAAACGCGACCGTGAAACGCGTAAAATTGATATCACGTTTAAAGTGCTTGATGCCCCGCGCGTATATGTAGAGCGCATCAACATTAAAGGAAACGTGCGCACCCTTGATCGGGTTATTCGCCGTGAATTCCGCTTGCAGGAAGGTGATGCTTTTAACTCGGCGCTGGTAACACGCTCTGAAGATCGTGTTAAACGCCTTAGTTTCTTCCGTGAAGCGGAGATTGAGCGTGTTCAAGGTTCAGAACCTGACCGCATGGTACTGGATGTAACGGTTGAAGAACAAGCAACGGGTGAACTTAACCTTGGTGCTGGTTTCTCGAGCTTAGAGAACTTTATTTTCGATTTCTCGATCAGAGAACGCAATTTCATGGGGAAAGGACAGGACTTGCGCCTTGGCCTTCGGATGTCTGGCACGCGTCAGGAAATTGACCTTGGCTTTACAGAGCCTTACTTCATGGGCCGCCGCATTGCTGCAGGCTTTGATCTGTTTGCCCGTCGGGTTGATAGCTCAAGCTATGGTTCACTCTTTGATACCAAGTCTATCGGCTTCTCGTTGAGGGCAGGGATGGCACTGAATGAGTTCTGGACACTGTCCACACGCTACACGCTGCGTCAGGACGACGTAACAATTCCTGATAGTGTTATTACAAACTCTTTGGGTTCAGGTGTTTTCGATCGCTATTTAACAAATGCACAATCCTTGTTGACGGATGATAATCCCAATAATGATCAGGCAGCCTTTGACAAATATGATCTTGACGGCGACGGTGATATCGACCTTGATGACTTTGATATCAATAATGACGGCGATACAAGCATCAGTGAAATGGAGCGCGTTAGCCTTAGTCGTTCGTTCGTGGAATCTCTTGGTAAGCGCTATCAGTCAATTCTTGGATATTCTGTTGGTTTTGATACACGTAATAGCTATATTAGGCCAACGCGGGGCAGCAGCTTTTACTTCCACCAAGACTTTGCTGGCCTTGGCGGCGATGTACGCTACCTTAGAAACCGGATTAACTTTGATAACTACTGGACACCTTGGTCTGGTTGGACTTTCCGTTTGGGCGGTGAAGCTGGCATGATTATGGGTCTGGGTCAGGATGTTCGTTTGAACGATAAATTCTATATTGGTGGACCGCGTATGCGTGGTTTTGATACTTCAGGTATTGGCCCTCGTGACTTTAACGGTGGTTCAACCAGTAATAGTGGCTCACTTGGGGGTACAGCCTTCTATATTGGCCGTGCGGAACTATTCTTCCCACTTGGGGATATGGCACTCGAAAGCGGGATCAGCGCTTCAACCTTTGTTGATGTTGGCTCCTTGTTCCGTGCAAAAGATGATTCTCTTGCCGAGTGTCAATTTAGTCAGTCTGACTATGATTCGTATCAATTGGCACTGGAAGATGATTCTACAACCACATTTGGTTATGATACTGATTGTCTATCTGGGAACTCTCCATCACCAAGGATTGCAGTTGGTATTGGTTTCTCTTGGCAGTCACCATTTGGTCCATTCAGGATTGATTTGGCTAAAACAGTTAAAAAGCAGTTGGGCGACAGGTCTCAGACGTTGCAGTTCAATGTTGGAACCACATTCTAG
- a CDS encoding OmpH family outer membrane protein, translated as MTLRKKLRLMATGIVAAMGLTLTVAAQQILTIDNDRVENEAAAHKDFNLQTADIRDQILQYRNYIGRGGLLEQKLAELEKQKSIIGNDKYEAEAKKLQENYMQINQSLQALEYAFDKIRKEALVQVERARQPVLKKILTERKAQVILPKRLVMDSAPGLDVTTEFIELLDAELPSVKLTLPQRVQQQAPEGSEGGQ; from the coding sequence ATGACGTTACGTAAAAAACTTCGCCTGATGGCTACAGGCATCGTTGCAGCAATGGGGCTGACACTCACTGTCGCGGCACAGCAAATTTTAACTATTGATAACGACCGTGTAGAAAACGAGGCAGCAGCTCACAAGGATTTCAACCTTCAAACGGCTGACATTCGTGACCAAATTTTGCAGTATCGTAATTATATTGGTCGTGGCGGCCTGCTTGAGCAAAAACTGGCAGAACTTGAAAAGCAAAAGTCTATTATCGGGAATGATAAATACGAAGCTGAAGCGAAAAAGCTTCAGGAAAATTATATGCAGATCAATCAGTCTTTGCAGGCTTTGGAATATGCTTTCGATAAAATTCGTAAAGAGGCGCTTGTTCAGGTAGAACGTGCCCGTCAGCCGGTATTGAAAAAAATCCTGACGGAACGTAAAGCACAGGTTATTTTGCCAAAACGCCTTGTAATGGATAGTGCTCCAGGCCTTGACGTTACAACTGAGTTTATCGAACTTCTGGATGCTGAACTACCATCAGTTAAGCTTACGTTGCCACAGCGCGTGCAACAGCAAGCTCCAGAAGGCAGTGAAGGCGGCCAGTAA
- the fabZ gene encoding 3-hydroxyacyl-ACP dehydratase FabZ, with the protein MEYNIADIMKAIPHRYPFLLIDKVVDLVPGESAIGIKNVTINEPFFPGHFPQKPVMPGVLILEAMAQAAGILAISKLGADAEGKVVYFMAIDEAKFRKPVVPGDQLRMHITTIRGRGAVWKFQAVAKVDEQVVAEAKLTAMMAAE; encoded by the coding sequence ATGGAATATAATATTGCAGATATAATGAAGGCGATACCGCACCGGTATCCCTTTCTGCTTATTGATAAAGTTGTTGATTTAGTACCAGGCGAAAGTGCTATTGGTATTAAGAATGTAACTATTAATGAGCCATTTTTCCCGGGGCATTTTCCGCAAAAACCGGTTATGCCCGGTGTGCTTATACTTGAAGCTATGGCGCAAGCTGCGGGTATCCTTGCTATAAGCAAGCTAGGTGCTGATGCTGAAGGTAAGGTCGTCTATTTTATGGCGATCGATGAGGCTAAGTTTAGAAAGCCGGTTGTGCCTGGTGATCAATTACGTATGCATATCACCACTATTCGTGGGCGGGGTGCTGTGTGGAAGTTTCAAGCAGTGGCGAAAGTGGACGAACAGGTTGTTGCTGAAGCAAAACTTACAGCAATGATGGCGGCAGAATAA
- a CDS encoding citrate synthase, with protein sequence MSNDTLKLTGNGLDLDLPIMNGSVGPQVVDIRRLYAESDMFTFDPGFTSTASCESKITYIDGGKGELQYRGYPIEQLAEKSDYMEVCYLLLYGELPNKAERAKFSHDITHHTMVHEQLHRFFTGFRRDAHPMAIMVGVVGALAAFYHDSTDINDPHQRMVASYRLIAKIPTIAAMAYKYSVGQPFVYPRNDLSYAGNFLSMMFSVPAAHYEVSPTLEKAMDLIFILHADHEQNASTSTVRLAGSSGANPFACIAAGIACLWGPAHGGANEACLNMLEEIGTVDRIPEFVARAKDKNDPFRLMGFGHRVYKNFDPRATVMRKTAHKVLAELGVDDPLFDVAMELEKIALEDEYFVSKKLYPNVDFYSGIILKAMGFPTSMFTVLFALARTSGWISQWKEMIEDPTQRIGRPRQLYTGSPARDYVPVEDR encoded by the coding sequence ATGTCAAATGACACTCTCAAACTGACCGGTAACGGGCTAGATTTAGATCTGCCGATAATGAACGGCTCAGTTGGTCCGCAGGTAGTTGATATACGCAGGCTGTATGCTGAATCAGACATGTTTACGTTTGATCCAGGCTTCACTTCTACAGCCAGCTGTGAATCCAAAATCACCTATATTGATGGTGGCAAGGGCGAACTTCAGTACCGCGGGTACCCTATCGAACAACTTGCTGAAAAAAGCGACTATATGGAAGTATGTTACCTACTTCTTTATGGAGAACTGCCTAATAAAGCTGAACGAGCGAAATTTTCTCATGATATTACCCATCACACGATGGTACATGAGCAACTGCATCGCTTTTTCACAGGTTTCCGCCGGGATGCTCACCCAATGGCCATTATGGTGGGTGTTGTTGGGGCACTAGCGGCCTTCTATCATGATAGTACAGATATTAATGACCCGCACCAGCGTATGGTTGCGAGTTATCGCCTGATTGCAAAAATTCCTACAATCGCAGCAATGGCTTACAAATACTCTGTTGGCCAGCCTTTTGTTTATCCTCGGAATGATCTTTCATATGCGGGCAATTTTCTCAGTATGATGTTCTCTGTTCCGGCAGCACATTATGAAGTAAGCCCAACACTTGAAAAAGCGATGGACCTTATTTTCATTCTGCATGCAGATCATGAGCAAAATGCATCAACGTCAACCGTTCGCCTTGCAGGCTCATCTGGGGCTAACCCGTTTGCTTGTATCGCAGCTGGTATTGCATGCCTTTGGGGCCCCGCACACGGCGGCGCTAACGAAGCATGCCTCAATATGCTTGAGGAAATTGGAACAGTTGACCGTATTCCTGAGTTTGTTGCGCGTGCAAAAGATAAAAATGACCCGTTCCGCTTAATGGGCTTTGGTCACAGAGTTTACAAAAACTTTGACCCAAGAGCCACAGTTATGCGCAAAACTGCCCATAAAGTTCTTGCGGAACTTGGTGTGGATGATCCACTTTTTGATGTTGCCATGGAACTTGAAAAAATCGCCCTTGAGGACGAATATTTCGTGTCCAAAAAGCTGTATCCAAACGTGGATTTCTATTCAGGTATTATCCTGAAAGCCATGGGCTTCCCAACATCCATGTTTACAGTACTATTTGCACTGGCACGAACATCTGGCTGGATATCTCAGTGGAAAGAAATGATCGAGGACCCAACCCAGCGTATTGGCCGCCCTCGTCAGCTTTACACAGGCTCACCAGCACGAGATTATGTCCCTGTTGAAGACAGATAA
- the gltX gene encoding glutamate--tRNA ligase: MPNIVTRFAPSPTGFLHIGGARTALYNWLFARHHGGKFLLRIEDTDRKRSTDEAISAILSGMEWLGLNWDGAAVSQFERSNRHRTVAEEMLAKGKAYKCFATPDELAALREDARANGTQFRGDIWRDRQDEAPVDTPFSIRIKMPRDGSVTIEDQVQGSVTVQNNELDDMILLRSDGNPTYMLAVVVDDYDMGVTHVIRGDDHLNNAFRQIQIYKAMGWPEPIYAHIPLIHGPDGKKLSKRHGALGVDAYANMGFLPEAMRNYLLRLGWSHGDDEIITTEQAISWFNLENIGQSPSRFDFDKIDHLNNHYMRQLRGEDLLALIKDNLENSLQRPINTEEAARIVKALPALSERAKRLDDLLEGASLFCNTRPLTMTDKASEQLTSDIRVSLGTVAKNLAALPVWNGADIKSAIMKFAEANDMKIGKIMQPIRAAVTGGKQSGDLVETLEILGQSEAVERLQDQATA; the protein is encoded by the coding sequence ATGCCCAACATTGTAACGCGTTTTGCGCCTTCGCCAACAGGATTTCTGCATATTGGCGGTGCAAGAACTGCACTTTATAACTGGTTATTTGCCCGTCATCACGGCGGTAAGTTTCTACTTCGCATAGAGGATACAGATAGAAAACGCTCTACAGACGAAGCCATTAGCGCCATATTGTCAGGTATGGAGTGGTTAGGCTTAAACTGGGACGGCGCTGCTGTTAGCCAATTTGAGCGATCAAACCGTCACCGGACTGTTGCAGAAGAAATGCTGGCCAAAGGGAAGGCTTATAAATGTTTCGCTACTCCTGATGAACTGGCGGCCCTGCGCGAAGATGCACGTGCGAATGGAACACAGTTCCGCGGTGATATATGGCGCGACCGCCAAGATGAAGCACCTGTGGACACACCCTTCTCAATTCGGATAAAAATGCCGCGTGATGGTTCCGTTACTATTGAAGACCAAGTGCAAGGATCTGTCACAGTTCAAAATAATGAACTTGATGATATGATCCTCCTACGCTCTGACGGTAACCCAACCTATATGTTAGCAGTTGTTGTTGATGACTATGATATGGGTGTTACTCATGTTATTCGCGGCGACGATCACCTGAACAATGCTTTCCGGCAAATCCAAATATACAAGGCGATGGGCTGGCCTGAACCAATATACGCTCATATACCACTCATTCACGGCCCTGATGGTAAAAAGCTATCAAAGCGCCACGGTGCACTCGGTGTGGATGCATACGCAAATATGGGTTTTTTGCCTGAAGCTATGCGTAACTATTTACTACGCCTTGGCTGGAGTCATGGCGACGATGAAATTATCACTACAGAACAAGCTATTAGCTGGTTTAATCTTGAAAATATTGGTCAAAGTCCATCACGATTTGATTTTGACAAGATTGACCACCTAAATAATCATTATATGCGCCAGTTAAGAGGCGAGGATCTTTTGGCACTTATAAAAGATAATCTGGAAAATAGCTTGCAGCGCCCTATTAATACTGAGGAGGCTGCACGCATAGTTAAAGCTTTACCTGCTTTATCAGAGCGCGCCAAGCGTCTGGACGACCTTTTAGAAGGAGCTTCGCTTTTCTGTAACACTCGGCCGTTAACCATGACCGATAAAGCATCAGAACAGTTAACCAGTGATATCCGCGTGTCACTTGGAACTGTTGCAAAAAACTTGGCCGCCCTTCCTGTATGGAATGGAGCCGATATAAAATCAGCTATCATGAAATTTGCCGAGGCAAATGACATGAAAATTGGTAAAATAATGCAGCCAATAAGAGCTGCAGTAACCGGGGGCAAGCAATCCGGTGACCTTGTTGAAACTCTGGAAATTCTAGGCCAGAGTGAAGCCGTTGAAAGACTGCAAGACCAGGCCACTGCTTGA